TCGTGGACGATTCCCATGCCCCCGCTTCCGAGTACGCGGATAAGACGGTACGAGCCTGTGTAACTTTGAGTGTCTTGATTACTATCCATACCGCCAAACCTTCAGGTCCGCTCACGAGACACGAATTTCAGGCCAATACGACATGGGGCAGAGTCTTGCACCAGGAGAACTGCAACCTTACCGACAATGTGATTCCAAAATTCTGGAATCTCGTTCTGGATTCTAACAAATTGGACAAATCTTAGCAAGAGACATGATCTGGTGCATAGTTGCGTTAAGTCATTGATAATATTGAATTTGTGCGCGCGTGACCTTGTCCTGCGTTTTGGCATCGGTTTTGCCTTATACCATTTTGACCAAAGTTTGCAGGTCAAATGGTGAAGAGACTATCCGGGGTTGCCGCGACACGGGCAGTGGAGAGCACATTCACGCGGTGCGTGGTTACGCTGACCGCTCCAACTGGAGAGAGGAGGTGGGGTTCTGAGGCAGGTGGGTTCTGAGGTCGCTGAGTTTGGTGGCTGAAAGCTGCAGCGGAGACGAATCTGGAGAGGTGGCGCGTTGTGGCCTCGCCCCGAAATCGACCGGCTGACCTTGGCAGAACCGATCTGGGCGCCATCTTATTTCGCAGTAGGCCCACGGTGGAACCTGGCCGATCACGACACGGCTGGTCATAAGCGTGCGGGGCGCGAGCAAGATGAGGTTCTGGGCTCGCTAGGGACCCCCTCATTTCCCCAAAGGAGACTCCGCTAGCCTCTTTCCCTAGTGGAGAAGGCCCGCGCAGAGTGAAATTTGCTTTCGAGATTTTGCGGCAGTTTGTCGAGGGAGCGTTGTAAGTATGGCAATGGAATACAAAGAGAAATCCGGCGAGTACTCCGTGAAGAGCGCGCGGCTCATTACGCGAGAACAGATTGAGGTCTTCGACCGCTACGAAGACGCGGTGACTATCACGGATGCCCACGGGGTGATTCTATATGTAAATAGGGCATTTACGGAGCTAACCAAATACAGCCCGGAGGAAATACTCGGAAAAACACCGAGGGTCTTGAAATCCGGACGTCATGACGGGTTCTTCTATAAGAACATGTGGGCGCGTTTACTCGCGGGTTATGTGTGGCAGGGAGAAGTAATCAATCGGAAGAAGGATTGCACACTCTACGTCAATAACGTAACGATTACTCCTTTTAAAGACGAAGCGGGGCAAATAAGTCATTTCATCGCAGTTCGCCAGGATGTGACTCGTAATTGGCTGGTCGACCAAGAAAGCCGGCGAAGACAGGAATCGGTCGAGATCCCTTCTCAGATTGAGGCGCTGGCAAATCAAGCCTCCACAAAGGAGACGCTGTATCAGGGAGTACTCCGTATCGTGCTGTCTTTGAGCGAGTTCAAGGGCGAATCGCGTGGAGTGATATTCGAGGCGGATCCCGCCAAGCGAGTGCTACGGCTTGTGGCCACATCAGGGAAGTTCAGCAAGGCATTTCTGGAAGATGAAGCGACAGTGCCTTTCGGGCAGTGCCTATGCGGCCGAGCGGCTATTGAACTGAAGGTATTGGTTTGCGAAAACTGCCACACGGACGCGAGACACGAGAATCGCTGGCTGGGCATGGGAATCCATGGCCATTACACCGTACCTTTGATTTCGAACAAGCGCCTACACGGAATTATGAACCTGTACTCATACGCTGGTATCTGCAAGGAGCAGAACCGCTATGCTATGCTCTCCGGAATTGGGAAGACTATCGGGGAAGCAATCTGCAGGATAGAGGATCTAACCTCGTAGTGCCGCTTGCTTCGCGATCTTCTCAAATCCTGTACATCTCCCAGTTAGGATAGTCCCGTCTGCC
This genomic window from Candidatus Hydrogenedentota bacterium contains:
- a CDS encoding PAS domain-containing protein; amino-acid sequence: MAMEYKEKSGEYSVKSARLITREQIEVFDRYEDAVTITDAHGVILYVNRAFTELTKYSPEEILGKTPRVLKSGRHDGFFYKNMWARLLAGYVWQGEVINRKKDCTLYVNNVTITPFKDEAGQISHFIAVRQDVTRNWLVDQESRRRQESVEIPSQIEALANQASTKETLYQGVLRIVLSLSEFKGESRGVIFEADPAKRVLRLVATSGKFSKAFLEDEATVPFGQCLCGRAAIELKVLVCENCHTDARHENRWLGMGIHGHYTVPLISNKRLHGIMNLYSYAGICKEQNRYAMLSGIGKTIGEAICRIEDLTS